The proteins below are encoded in one region of Ereboglobus luteus:
- a CDS encoding autotransporter outer membrane beta-barrel domain-containing protein, with protein MRQTSHRFVRFAAFARASLAAVAGLAFFLAAVPAFAADTVIWTPPSGTDASWAWDLSAENWTSASTGSSAKFADGDAVVFGVDADGTVTGTGYRVVISSSGVTTGASGTNPGMIIASGSWHFSGGAINDGSFLITGSSELTLASNSASGGQRDFLDQRFEVADNVDFAFRTEDNTVVTFSGSTSGTLAGGAFHTGSDSNLTFGVSGTYGGMYFLTNTTSAQGGAIATGGDFNAIVPASGSNNWINLVFIYNNAGQQGGAIYSEGNVSLGDVTGTNIRFTGTFYGNQSGAEGGAIFALKDADIKGSMTFVSNTAAASGGVIYAGGDVSLDGAMTFADNVSGSNGGVIYAGGDFNITTSTSTGTVAAISGTFINNTAKGEGGAIYAGGDVSLDGAMTFADNVSGSNGGVIYAGGDVTMSGSVTITGNTSGTGSLGGAIYTKGNLVMSGSESTITIYRNTISGSNAPQTSSAAYVGGTVTLSDYSTLMVDGGIVAQSFIVESSTIAISSNYGSGTLALTTIDSNGDVTGGAGKIRFDDTTLVAYYGSISATPDSAVEITGTFKVNATGTGAPAAFDTATKLDVDLVGAGELYKTGAGLLELTGSNTYTGPTTIDAGALIGNITDNSTLNIIGTGVYRSGSANRTIASLNGVGTIDMQGYDLTLVSGDFTGTIRNTVNVYKTSTNMAVLGTGTAGNIHIQEGSLAIGGNNQLKVTGTLVVAADTTLNLSITDTTALDVGELSTTTSSTINIAGYGNISSYDREATHTLVVSGTTIERNYALVVNNVSLDAVDESKFLVFTDVSTSGTDYENQIVLKSSLVWESTANQSAHGTFYVDSGTFTLASSLSDNDVSTAWYNGWDGKTLTKTGTGTLVLTGTNNIYTGQTIVEEGLLVSDVSSVIGGGTAGSLGIYVKPSGTMLHTGTLYGNVVNENVFIFENSISEDDSDEDEPNRSARPEIKGNILTSGTFIFNTAVDYTFSGSLAGDGVIVKTGTAEVTLDGGSTYSGTVQISKGTLISGAANNFDSIGAFNIETGATLDLGGYNQNIKNVMNHGVLRTGSSFPESGYIPSSVHITNFVGTTTNAVTGTIFVRSDYNSGIADKLILSGTLDGEYVVKAINIDKVTPDKTRKSLVIIELDEGNYTISNTLTFSGTTEVGMGRLMVRQGVGGLLTPENPNVWYLAATDELSNLGDAVLSTASVAGLEWHYQLDSVRQRMGDLRQEALMAPPEKRQSPLAYTTVTSKGGNMWLRANAYNLEADISVATDPFDETVAGIASGYDKTFRWEDNQYLLGAYAVISNVDRDFDIRGDGETNSVGLGFYFSYLKDNGWYGDTSLLITRNSNKIHARALDGQQTSVEYNNAAWGLSQEVGKVIRFKNSGWWVEPSAQLSIAVINGKTYNTIPTSRSLATPTRWRSR; from the coding sequence ATGAGACAAACCTCGCATCGATTCGTCCGTTTTGCCGCCTTCGCGCGCGCCTCTCTCGCCGCGGTCGCCGGCCTTGCCTTTTTCCTGGCCGCCGTCCCCGCCTTTGCAGCGGACACCGTCATCTGGACCCCGCCAAGCGGCACCGACGCATCATGGGCGTGGGATCTCTCGGCGGAAAACTGGACCAGCGCCAGCACTGGAAGCAGCGCCAAGTTTGCCGACGGCGACGCGGTGGTGTTCGGCGTCGACGCCGACGGCACGGTTACCGGCACGGGTTATCGTGTTGTGATTTCGAGCTCGGGCGTCACGACCGGTGCCAGCGGCACCAATCCTGGGATGATTATCGCTTCCGGTTCGTGGCATTTTAGCGGTGGCGCGATCAATGACGGCTCTTTTTTGATTACTGGTTCGTCGGAGTTGACGCTTGCCAGTAATAGCGCCAGCGGGGGGCAGCGTGATTTTTTGGATCAGCGATTTGAAGTCGCGGACAATGTTGATTTTGCATTCCGCACGGAGGACAACACTGTCGTTACATTCTCGGGTTCGACATCCGGCACATTGGCCGGTGGCGCTTTTCATACGGGAAGCGATTCAAATCTCACTTTTGGAGTCTCCGGCACTTACGGTGGAATGTATTTCCTGACCAACACGACTAGCGCGCAAGGCGGCGCCATCGCCACCGGCGGCGATTTTAATGCCATTGTCCCGGCCAGCGGAAGCAACAACTGGATCAACCTCGTGTTCATCTACAACAATGCCGGGCAGCAAGGTGGCGCCATTTACAGCGAAGGCAATGTAAGCCTTGGCGATGTCACGGGCACCAACATACGCTTCACAGGCACTTTTTACGGCAACCAATCCGGTGCCGAAGGTGGCGCGATATTCGCTTTAAAAGACGCCGATATTAAGGGTTCGATGACATTTGTCAGCAACACCGCGGCCGCTTCCGGCGGCGTGATTTATGCTGGCGGTGATGTTTCGCTGGATGGCGCCATGACCTTTGCTGACAATGTTTCCGGATCAAATGGCGGTGTGATTTATGCCGGCGGTGATTTTAACATCACTACGTCGACGTCCACAGGCACGGTTGCCGCGATTTCGGGAACCTTCATCAATAACACAGCCAAAGGTGAGGGCGGCGCGATTTATGCTGGCGGTGATGTCTCGCTGGATGGCGCCATGACCTTTGCTGATAATGTTTCCGGATCAAATGGCGGTGTGATTTATGCCGGCGGTGATGTCACCATGTCAGGCAGCGTGACGATTACCGGCAACACTTCCGGCACCGGTTCACTCGGCGGCGCCATTTACACAAAAGGCAACCTCGTAATGTCGGGATCGGAGAGCACGATCACAATCTATAGAAACACGATTTCCGGAAGCAATGCTCCGCAGACATCCTCCGCGGCCTACGTCGGCGGCACGGTGACGCTTTCCGATTATTCCACGCTCATGGTCGATGGCGGTATCGTCGCCCAATCCTTCATTGTGGAAAGCTCCACCATTGCGATCAGTTCGAACTATGGCTCCGGCACCCTGGCGCTTACAACAATCGACAGTAATGGTGATGTAACTGGCGGCGCGGGCAAAATCCGTTTTGATGATACCACTCTCGTCGCCTATTACGGCAGCATTTCCGCCACCCCGGACAGTGCTGTGGAAATCACCGGCACGTTTAAGGTCAACGCCACCGGCACCGGGGCGCCCGCCGCGTTTGACACGGCCACGAAACTCGACGTCGACCTTGTTGGCGCCGGAGAGCTCTACAAAACGGGAGCCGGACTTCTTGAGCTTACAGGCAGCAACACCTACACGGGACCCACCACAATCGACGCGGGCGCCCTCATCGGCAACATTACCGACAATTCCACGCTCAATATCATCGGCACGGGCGTCTATCGTTCGGGCTCGGCTAACCGCACCATTGCCAGCCTAAACGGTGTCGGCACCATAGACATGCAGGGATACGATCTCACCCTGGTTTCGGGCGATTTTACGGGCACCATCCGCAACACCGTCAATGTTTACAAAACCTCCACAAACATGGCCGTGCTCGGCACCGGAACTGCGGGCAATATTCACATTCAGGAAGGCTCGCTTGCCATCGGCGGCAATAACCAGCTTAAGGTCACCGGCACCCTTGTCGTCGCCGCCGACACCACGCTCAACCTCAGCATCACCGACACCACCGCCCTCGACGTCGGCGAACTCAGCACCACGACGAGTTCCACGATCAATATAGCCGGCTACGGCAATATCAGCAGTTACGACAGGGAGGCGACGCACACCCTCGTTGTTTCCGGCACTACAATCGAGCGCAACTACGCGCTCGTCGTTAACAACGTCTCCCTTGACGCTGTCGATGAGTCGAAATTTCTCGTTTTTACTGACGTTTCCACCAGTGGCACTGATTACGAGAATCAAATTGTCCTCAAGTCATCGCTCGTGTGGGAAAGCACCGCGAATCAAAGCGCGCACGGCACGTTTTATGTCGACTCCGGCACCTTCACCCTTGCCTCCAGCCTTTCGGACAACGATGTCTCCACTGCTTGGTATAACGGCTGGGATGGCAAAACCCTCACCAAGACAGGCACGGGCACCCTCGTATTGACCGGCACAAACAACATCTACACCGGACAGACCATTGTGGAGGAGGGATTGCTGGTGAGCGATGTTTCTTCTGTGATCGGCGGCGGAACTGCGGGCAGTCTTGGGATTTACGTCAAGCCCTCCGGCACCATGCTCCACACAGGCACCCTTTACGGCAATGTCGTCAACGAAAACGTCTTCATTTTTGAGAATTCAATATCCGAGGATGACTCTGACGAAGATGAACCAAATCGTTCAGCCCGGCCTGAAATCAAAGGCAACATCCTCACCAGCGGCACTTTTATCTTCAACACCGCCGTCGATTATACCTTTAGCGGATCGCTTGCTGGTGACGGCGTCATTGTCAAAACCGGCACCGCTGAAGTCACCCTTGACGGTGGCAGCACTTACTCGGGCACCGTCCAGATTAGCAAGGGCACGCTCATTTCTGGCGCGGCCAACAATTTCGACAGCATCGGCGCTTTTAATATCGAAACTGGCGCCACTCTCGACCTCGGCGGTTATAATCAAAATATCAAAAACGTGATGAATCACGGCGTGTTACGCACCGGCTCCTCCTTCCCCGAATCCGGCTACATCCCTTCCTCGGTGCATATCACCAATTTCGTCGGCACCACCACCAATGCGGTTACGGGCACTATTTTTGTCCGTTCCGATTACAATTCCGGCATAGCTGACAAACTCATCCTTTCCGGCACCCTCGACGGCGAGTATGTTGTCAAGGCCATCAACATTGACAAGGTCACTCCCGACAAGACCCGCAAATCCCTTGTGATTATCGAGCTCGATGAAGGCAATTATACCATCAGCAACACGCTCACCTTTAGCGGCACCACTGAAGTGGGCATGGGGCGCCTCATGGTCAGGCAGGGCGTCGGCGGCCTGCTCACGCCGGAAAATCCCAATGTCTGGTATCTCGCCGCCACGGATGAGTTGAGCAACCTTGGCGACGCGGTTCTTTCCACCGCCAGCGTCGCGGGGCTTGAATGGCACTACCAGCTCGACTCCGTCCGCCAGCGCATGGGCGATTTGCGACAGGAAGCGCTCATGGCTCCGCCCGAAAAACGCCAGTCCCCGCTCGCCTATACCACCGTTACTTCCAAGGGCGGCAACATGTGGCTGCGCGCCAATGCCTATAACCTTGAAGCCGACATCAGCGTGGCCACCGATCCCTTTGATGAAACCGTCGCGGGAATTGCCTCCGGCTACGACAAGACCTTCCGTTGGGAGGACAACCAATACCTCCTTGGCGCCTATGCTGTCATTTCCAATGTTGATCGCGACTTCGACATCCGCGGTGACGGCGAAACCAACAGCGTCGGCCTCGGTTTCTATTTCAGTTACCTCAAGGACAACGGCTGGTATGGCGACACCTCGCTGCTCATTACACGGAACAGTAACAAAATCCATGCCCGCGCTCTCGACGGCCAGCAAACTAGCGTCGAATACAACAACGCGGCTTGGGGGCTTTCGCAGGAGGTCGGCAAGGTCATAAGATTTAAAAACTCCGGCTGGTGGGTTGAGCCTTCCGCGCAACTCTCCATCGCCGTCATCAATGGCAAAACCTATAATACTATTCCCACGAGTCGCAGCTTGGCAACGCCGACCCGATGGAGGTCAAGATAG
- a CDS encoding alpha/beta fold hydrolase: protein MNSTNTVDLFCRDLGGEGRPPLVVLHGLLGASRNWQTTGGDLARAGAGHVLALDLRNHGRSSHADEMSYDAMVADVLAWMDARGLRRVSLMGHSMGGKVAMAMACRHPERVERLIVVDIAPKDYLSIAHRNEFAAMNELDLRALSSRAEAEMRFEARVGDWAMRKFLTTNLERDEAGGANGGGWKWVINLPVITAALPELEANPLREGERFDGGALFVTGGKSSYVNTAEGSDDRRVIARHFPNARIETIAASGHNPHMETRAEFVRLAESFLRE, encoded by the coding sequence ATGAACAGCACGAACACCGTCGATTTATTCTGCCGGGATTTGGGTGGCGAGGGAAGGCCGCCGCTGGTGGTGCTGCACGGGTTGCTGGGGGCGTCTCGAAACTGGCAGACGACGGGCGGCGATTTGGCGAGGGCGGGCGCGGGACATGTGCTGGCGCTGGACTTGCGCAATCACGGACGTTCGTCGCACGCGGACGAGATGAGCTATGATGCGATGGTCGCGGATGTGCTGGCGTGGATGGATGCGCGCGGGTTGCGGCGCGTTTCGCTGATGGGGCACAGCATGGGCGGCAAGGTGGCGATGGCGATGGCGTGTCGTCATCCGGAGCGCGTGGAGCGGTTGATTGTGGTGGATATTGCGCCGAAGGATTATTTGTCGATTGCGCATCGCAACGAGTTCGCGGCGATGAACGAGCTCGACTTGCGCGCGCTTTCGTCGAGGGCCGAGGCGGAGATGCGCTTCGAGGCGCGCGTGGGCGATTGGGCGATGCGGAAATTTCTCACGACAAATCTTGAGCGTGATGAAGCGGGCGGCGCGAATGGCGGAGGTTGGAAGTGGGTGATCAATCTGCCCGTGATCACGGCGGCGTTGCCGGAGCTGGAGGCGAATCCGCTTCGCGAGGGCGAACGGTTTGATGGCGGCGCGCTTTTTGTGACGGGAGGCAAATCAAGCTACGTGAACACCGCGGAGGGATCGGATGATCGCCGAGTGATCGCGCGGCATTTTCCGAATGCGCGCATCGAAACCATCGCCGCGTCCGGCCACAATCCGCACATGGAAACCCGCGCGGAATTTGTGCGCCTGGCGGAATCGTTTTTGAGGGAGTGA
- a CDS encoding alginate lyase family protein translates to MSQKPAAPHPASISLLSLLACLLICAGCDDGARNHPVETARAAGSEPVVSITTPALPGFDLARHEYARTLRLADAALAAEPATIVAARNPRSAGGAHDFSSEGDYWWPDPKNPDAPYVQRDGMTNPDNFVAHRRLMMEFSRNVSALAAAYKLTREERYGAAAVEHLRAWFVTPETRMNPSLEYAQSIKGRHTGRGIGVIDTLHLAEVAMAVVALRGAGAEQLDNAVAFTPETDAAVTAWFRDYLRWMRTHKYGIDESNAKNNHGTCWTLQAACFARVTGDTAVLDECRARLVTLHIPNQMADDGSFPRELARTKPYGYSIFNLDVMCALARVLSTPTIITDIEKRSDRSSTSSVTIGNNYMAWRVSATDDRGMIKAVAYLAPHLADKSKWPLKPDVMYWNDWPVRQPALLFGAMSAGNETWLATWKQLDPDCMVEEVQRNFPIRHPVLWY, encoded by the coding sequence ATGTCCCAAAAACCCGCCGCCCCGCACCCCGCATCCATCTCGCTTTTATCTTTGCTCGCATGTCTGCTGATTTGCGCCGGGTGCGACGACGGCGCGCGCAATCATCCCGTCGAAACCGCGCGCGCGGCCGGCTCCGAACCGGTCGTCTCAATCACAACGCCCGCGCTGCCCGGCTTCGACCTCGCGCGCCATGAATACGCGCGCACACTCCGCCTCGCCGACGCCGCGCTCGCCGCCGAACCGGCGACAATCGTCGCGGCGCGCAACCCGCGCAGCGCCGGCGGCGCGCACGACTTTTCCTCCGAGGGCGACTACTGGTGGCCCGATCCGAAAAACCCCGACGCGCCCTACGTGCAGCGCGACGGCATGACAAACCCGGACAACTTTGTCGCACACCGGCGCTTGATGATGGAGTTCTCGCGCAACGTCTCCGCGCTTGCCGCCGCCTACAAACTGACTCGCGAGGAGCGCTACGGCGCGGCGGCGGTGGAGCACTTGCGCGCGTGGTTCGTGACGCCGGAGACGCGCATGAACCCGTCGCTCGAATACGCGCAGTCGATCAAGGGCCGCCACACCGGGCGAGGCATCGGCGTCATCGACACGCTGCACCTCGCCGAGGTGGCGATGGCCGTCGTCGCGTTGCGCGGCGCGGGCGCGGAACAGCTGGACAACGCGGTGGCCTTCACGCCCGAAACCGACGCCGCGGTGACCGCGTGGTTTCGCGACTACCTGCGCTGGATGCGCACGCACAAATACGGCATCGACGAGAGCAACGCCAAAAACAACCACGGCACCTGCTGGACATTGCAGGCCGCGTGCTTCGCGCGCGTGACCGGCGACACCGCCGTGCTCGACGAATGCCGCGCGCGGCTCGTGACGCTCCACATCCCAAACCAAATGGCCGACGACGGAAGTTTCCCGCGCGAACTCGCGCGCACCAAACCCTACGGCTACTCGATCTTCAACCTCGACGTCATGTGCGCGCTCGCGCGCGTGCTGAGCACACCCACTATCATAACCGATATTGAAAAACGTTCGGACAGAAGTTCCACCAGTTCGGTGACAATAGGTAACAACTACATGGCATGGCGCGTCTCCGCAACCGATGATCGTGGCATGATCAAGGCGGTCGCCTACCTCGCGCCCCATTTGGCGGACAAATCGAAATGGCCGCTCAAGCCCGACGTGATGTATTGGAACGACTGGCCGGTGCGCCAGCCCGCGCTCCTCTTTGGCGCGATGTCCGCGGGCAACGAAACCTGGCTCGCAACATGGAAGCAGCTCGACCCCGATTGCATGGTCGAGGAAGTGCAGCGCAACTTCCCCATACGCCACCCCGTGCTCTGGTATTAA
- the mutS gene encoding DNA mismatch repair protein MutS has protein sequence MSAKPASSAASPSAPVKLTPMMQQYVDVKRGLPRDTLLLFRLGDFFEMFNDDAVTASKLIGLTLTKRQETPMCGVPAHAADNYVGKLLALGKKVAICDQAEPAKAGKLVRRQLTRILTPGTTLETAQIDAARNHYLCAITHDKHGLHAAWLDLTTGEFKVATDTRPENLLPILTALDPAEIVTPENALPAWQNAAHDHANPAHAALAALAGFCATRLVTELAPYQFELNSAPAAIATALGVLNLQGFGLENNHPALGPAAALVYYATENLCAKPENLRSLQEYRPAKTLLLDPATLRNLEIFNSTRGTRDGSLHHAINRCATPAGARLLERWLAAPALDLAEIHRRQTITGELLAMPGSLSALRAHLQNIRDIPRIIGRLQNRLRNPRELGGVRDTLAQLPKIHDALAQFAPGTTTRIQKEKIDLLPELHALLARALADELPNDINEGNHIRAGHDPELDRLRALTTGNKTWLSDLERAEQERTGIRSLKVKYTGNFGYYIEVTKANLHLVPADYIRRQTTVGGERYVTEALKQKEKEIFHAEENALARELVLFNELVTAVLDESIALVRTADTLAELDVLCGWAQLAREWDYVCPTIDETDVLEITEGRHPVVEQMLKNPSAGSPQTFVPNDTQLSSSDAQIALITGPNMAGKSTYIRQVALITLMAQVGCWVPAKACRIGLVDRIFSRVGASDDLARGNSTFMVEMNETANILNNATDRSLIILDEIGRGTSTYDGLSIAWAVVEHLHRDETRGPRTLFATHYQELTQLEKHLPRMRNLSVAVKEWNDEIVFVRRVVPGAADRSYGIQVARLAGLPLTVIDRAKTILEKLESEDTDIELTAPTPKARPKKKITVKPEDDAQMSLL, from the coding sequence ATGTCCGCCAAACCCGCCAGCTCAGCCGCATCACCCTCCGCCCCCGTCAAGCTCACCCCCATGATGCAGCAGTATGTTGACGTGAAACGCGGCCTGCCCCGCGACACACTGCTCCTCTTCCGGCTCGGCGACTTTTTCGAAATGTTCAACGACGACGCCGTCACCGCGTCGAAACTCATCGGCCTCACCCTCACCAAGCGCCAGGAAACCCCCATGTGCGGCGTCCCCGCGCACGCCGCCGACAACTACGTCGGCAAACTCCTCGCCCTCGGCAAAAAAGTCGCCATCTGCGACCAAGCCGAGCCCGCCAAGGCCGGCAAACTCGTCCGCCGCCAGCTCACCCGCATCCTCACCCCCGGCACCACGCTCGAAACCGCGCAAATCGACGCCGCCCGCAACCACTACCTCTGCGCCATCACGCACGACAAACACGGCCTCCACGCCGCCTGGCTCGACCTCACCACCGGCGAGTTCAAGGTCGCCACCGACACCCGCCCAGAAAACCTCCTCCCCATCCTCACCGCGCTCGACCCCGCCGAAATCGTCACCCCCGAAAACGCCCTCCCCGCCTGGCAAAACGCCGCGCACGACCACGCCAACCCGGCCCACGCCGCGCTTGCCGCGCTCGCCGGCTTCTGCGCCACGCGCCTCGTCACCGAACTCGCCCCCTACCAGTTCGAGCTCAACTCCGCGCCCGCCGCCATCGCCACCGCGCTCGGCGTCCTCAACCTGCAAGGCTTCGGCCTCGAAAACAACCACCCCGCCCTCGGCCCCGCCGCCGCGCTCGTTTATTACGCAACGGAAAACCTCTGCGCCAAACCCGAAAACCTGCGCAGCCTCCAGGAATACCGCCCCGCCAAAACCCTCCTCCTCGACCCCGCCACCCTCCGCAACCTCGAAATCTTCAACTCCACCCGAGGCACCCGCGACGGCTCGCTCCACCACGCCATCAACCGCTGCGCCACCCCCGCCGGCGCGCGCCTCCTCGAACGCTGGCTCGCCGCCCCCGCGCTCGACCTCGCCGAAATCCACCGCCGCCAAACCATCACCGGCGAGCTCCTCGCCATGCCCGGCTCGCTCTCCGCCCTCCGCGCCCACCTCCAAAACATCCGCGACATCCCCCGCATCATCGGCCGCCTCCAAAACCGCCTCCGCAACCCCCGCGAACTCGGCGGCGTGCGCGACACCCTCGCCCAACTCCCCAAAATCCACGACGCCCTCGCGCAATTCGCCCCCGGCACCACCACTCGCATCCAAAAGGAAAAAATCGACCTCCTCCCCGAACTCCACGCCCTCCTCGCCCGCGCCCTCGCCGACGAACTCCCCAACGACATCAACGAAGGCAACCACATCCGCGCCGGCCACGACCCCGAGCTCGACCGCCTCCGCGCCCTCACCACCGGCAACAAAACCTGGCTCTCCGACCTCGAGCGCGCCGAGCAGGAACGCACCGGCATTCGCTCCCTCAAGGTCAAATACACCGGCAATTTCGGCTACTACATCGAAGTCACCAAGGCCAACCTCCACCTCGTCCCCGCCGACTACATCCGCCGCCAGACAACCGTCGGCGGCGAACGCTACGTCACCGAGGCGCTCAAGCAAAAGGAAAAGGAAATCTTCCACGCCGAGGAAAATGCCCTCGCGCGCGAACTCGTCCTCTTCAACGAACTCGTCACCGCCGTGCTCGACGAATCCATCGCGCTCGTCCGCACCGCCGACACCCTCGCCGAACTCGACGTCCTCTGCGGCTGGGCCCAGCTCGCCCGCGAATGGGATTACGTTTGCCCCACAATCGACGAAACCGACGTCCTCGAAATCACCGAGGGCCGCCACCCCGTCGTCGAGCAAATGCTCAAAAATCCCTCTGCCGGAAGCCCGCAAACCTTCGTCCCCAACGACACACAACTCAGCTCAAGCGACGCGCAAATCGCGCTCATCACCGGTCCCAACATGGCCGGCAAATCAACCTACATCCGCCAAGTCGCGCTCATCACGCTCATGGCGCAAGTCGGCTGCTGGGTGCCCGCGAAAGCCTGCCGCATTGGCCTCGTTGACCGCATCTTCTCGCGCGTCGGCGCGAGTGACGACCTCGCGCGCGGCAACTCCACCTTCATGGTCGAGATGAACGAAACCGCGAACATCCTCAACAACGCCACCGACCGCTCGCTGATCATCCTCGACGAAATCGGCCGCGGCACCTCGACCTACGACGGCCTCAGCATCGCCTGGGCGGTGGTCGAGCATCTGCACCGCGACGAAACCCGCGGCCCGAGAACCCTCTTCGCCACGCACTACCAAGAACTCACCCAACTCGAAAAACATTTGCCCCGCATGAGAAACCTCAGTGTGGCGGTGAAAGAGTGGAACGACGAAATCGTCTTTGTGCGCCGCGTTGTCCCCGGCGCCGCCGACCGCAGTTACGGCATCCAAGTCGCGCGCCTCGCCGGACTCCCGCTAACAGTGATCGACCGCGCCAAGACAATCCTGGAAAAATTGGAAAGCGAAGACACCGACATCGAGCTGACCGCGCCAACACCCAAAGCGCGCCCGAAAAAGAAAATCACCGTGAAGCCAGAAGACGACGCGCAGATGAGTTTGTTGTAG
- a CDS encoding mechanosensitive ion channel family protein: MKKRHLSRFRLAVPALLLSFGLLFAGVVVFGQSRSVPEPEPPPSATTAAQQAASGNDAAAAAVAGGYVDTELPEFIRETADTILAFFDVQKTGNSWQRLVLAAAIIVAFYLMRRLLLPAVFFLLKKLAGRTTWTFDDRVVDAAEPPSALFLMLSGIYVAVLTLDYAPPVSKAIGSTATLLFSVTFFWLLLRLLNAGLDYMHTKAAQRGAGIALYMPWIRKTLVGIFAVASVLTIAQNVFGLEIQAFIAGLGIGGLALALAAQDTVANVFGAAVVAVDQPFKIGESVQLAGHSGTVEDIGIRSMKLRRPDKALVIIPNKTVASESIVNLSKFTNRRVEQVLGFTYDSTPDQMAAIVDDIRALIKAESDVLPNSEMVYFRDFSASSLDMWIVYVTREPDFAKQMALRQRLNLAFMRAAAARGLSFAFPTQTIDLAPSAMKALGKNQ, translated from the coding sequence ATGAAAAAACGCCACTTGAGCCGTTTTCGCCTGGCCGTGCCCGCGCTGCTCCTTTCCTTCGGCTTGTTATTTGCCGGGGTTGTGGTTTTCGGGCAAAGCCGCAGCGTGCCGGAACCCGAGCCCCCGCCTTCCGCGACGACGGCGGCGCAACAAGCAGCATCCGGCAATGATGCCGCCGCCGCGGCCGTCGCGGGCGGCTACGTGGACACGGAGCTGCCCGAGTTCATCAGGGAAACGGCCGACACGATTCTTGCCTTTTTCGACGTTCAAAAAACCGGCAACTCCTGGCAGCGCCTCGTGCTCGCCGCCGCGATCATCGTCGCTTTTTACCTGATGCGCCGGCTGCTGCTGCCGGCTGTGTTTTTTCTGCTCAAAAAACTGGCCGGGCGCACGACATGGACGTTTGACGACAGGGTGGTCGACGCCGCGGAACCGCCCTCCGCGCTCTTCCTGATGCTCTCGGGCATTTACGTGGCGGTGCTCACGCTCGACTACGCGCCCCCGGTGAGCAAAGCCATCGGCAGCACGGCCACGCTGCTTTTCTCGGTGACTTTTTTCTGGCTGTTGCTGCGCCTGCTCAACGCCGGGCTCGACTACATGCACACGAAGGCGGCCCAACGCGGCGCGGGCATCGCATTGTATATGCCGTGGATTCGAAAAACGCTCGTGGGCATCTTCGCCGTGGCCTCGGTGCTGACCATCGCGCAAAACGTGTTCGGCCTGGAAATCCAGGCGTTCATCGCCGGCCTCGGCATCGGTGGTCTCGCGCTCGCGCTCGCGGCGCAGGACACCGTCGCGAATGTCTTCGGCGCGGCGGTGGTCGCGGTCGACCAGCCTTTCAAAATCGGCGAGTCCGTGCAACTGGCGGGACACTCCGGCACGGTCGAGGACATCGGAATCCGCTCCATGAAACTGCGCCGTCCCGACAAGGCGCTCGTCATCATTCCCAACAAAACCGTGGCGTCGGAATCGATTGTGAACCTCTCGAAGTTCACCAACCGCCGCGTCGAGCAGGTGCTCGGCTTCACCTACGACAGCACGCCCGACCAGATGGCGGCAATCGTCGACGACATCCGCGCGCTGATAAAAGCGGAGTCCGACGTGCTGCCCAATTCCGAGATGGTGTATTTCCGCGACTTCAGCGCATCGTCGCTCGACATGTGGATCGTTTACGTGACCCGCGAGCCGGACTTCGCAAAACAAATGGCGCTGCGCCAGCGGTTGAACCTCGCGTTCATGCGCGCCGCCGCCGCGCGCGGGCTTTCGTTCGCCTTCCCCACCCAGACAATCGACCTCGCGCCCTCCGCGATGAAGGCGCTCGGGAAAAACCAGTGA
- a CDS encoding autotransporter outer membrane beta-barrel domain-containing protein produces MEVKIADANVRQARAAIRTGYDRPGSKLKPYIRLAAASTSTKGGRIRAGSPGYPQYYTADLDGTRYEAGIGCSWVINRKSQLYLDYEYAKAQDYKRPWAINFGYRSTW; encoded by the coding sequence ATGGAGGTCAAGATAGCTGACGCCAATGTCAGGCAGGCTCGCGCCGCCATTCGGACGGGATACGATCGCCCCGGATCAAAACTCAAGCCCTACATCCGCTTGGCCGCGGCCAGCACATCCACAAAAGGCGGACGCATCCGGGCCGGCAGCCCCGGATACCCGCAATATTACACCGCTGACTTGGACGGCACCCGCTACGAGGCCGGCATCGGTTGCTCGTGGGTTATCAACCGAAAGAGCCAATTGTATCTTGATTACGAATATGCCAAGGCTCAGGACTATAAACGCCCTTGGGCTATCAACTTTGGTTATCGCAGCACATGGTAA